From the genome of Streptomyces sp. NBC_01116, one region includes:
- a CDS encoding ABC transporter permease produces the protein MNALSGAWSWLTTAAHWSGPDGVGNRLGEHLYLTVVCLLISCLIALPVALVLGHLGKGGALAVNLSNIGRAVPTFALLVLLLLTPIGTHGQWSTIIALVLFAVPPLLTNAYVGMREVDRDVVRAARGMGMTGRQMLLGVELPLALPLILTGVRIAAVQLVATATIAALAGGGGLGRIITAGFNLASTPQVVAGAILVAVFALLVESLFEAGQRLGRGRETA, from the coding sequence GTGAACGCCCTCTCCGGCGCCTGGTCCTGGCTCACCACCGCCGCCCACTGGTCCGGCCCGGACGGCGTTGGGAACCGGCTCGGCGAACACCTCTACCTCACCGTCGTCTGCCTGCTCATCAGCTGCCTGATCGCGCTGCCCGTCGCCCTCGTCCTGGGCCACCTCGGCAAGGGCGGCGCGCTCGCCGTCAACCTCTCCAACATCGGCCGGGCCGTGCCCACCTTCGCCCTGCTGGTCCTGCTGCTGCTCACTCCCATCGGGACGCACGGCCAGTGGTCGACGATCATCGCGCTCGTGCTCTTCGCCGTGCCGCCGCTGCTGACCAACGCCTACGTCGGGATGCGCGAGGTCGACCGGGACGTCGTCCGGGCCGCCCGGGGCATGGGCATGACCGGCCGCCAGATGCTGCTGGGCGTGGAACTCCCGCTCGCGCTGCCGCTGATCCTCACCGGAGTGCGGATCGCCGCCGTCCAGCTGGTGGCCACCGCCACCATCGCGGCACTGGCCGGCGGCGGGGGACTGGGCCGGATCATCACCGCGGGCTTCAACCTCGCCTCCACCCCGCAGGTGGTGGCCGGAGCGATCCTGGTGGCCGTCTTCGCACTCCTGGTCGAGAGCCTCTTCGAGGCCGGGCAGCGGCTGGGGCGTGGACGGGAGACCGCGTGA
- a CDS encoding ABC transporter substrate-binding protein: MNRARRALATLALLAATACTAGPALENRGEVTAPPGDSRHLTVGSAGFTESDLLAQLYALLLEHAGYSADIISVTNREIYEPALENGQIDVVAEYAATFADWLNAKANGADAPPVGSPDLATTMRELRSLAAPRGLTVLDPGRAVDQNAFAVTAAYAKEHGLRTLSDVGAAKLPVRLAAGDECVQRPYCAPGLRETYGIDVVAVDPKGVGTTQAKQAVQSGQDQMVLTTTTDATLDRFGLVLLEDDKKLQNADYVVPVVNRARAGSTGVRDALGRLNTVLTTADLASMNEQVDSWRRLPEDVARTYLEARKLLPEA; this comes from the coding sequence GTGAACCGCGCCCGCCGGGCCCTCGCCACGCTGGCCCTCCTCGCCGCCACGGCCTGCACCGCCGGCCCGGCGCTGGAGAACCGGGGCGAGGTCACCGCACCGCCCGGCGACAGCAGGCACCTCACGGTCGGGTCCGCCGGCTTCACCGAGAGCGACCTGCTGGCCCAGCTCTACGCGCTGCTCCTGGAGCACGCCGGGTACTCCGCCGACATCATCTCCGTGACCAATCGGGAGATCTACGAACCCGCCCTGGAGAACGGCCAGATCGACGTGGTGGCGGAGTACGCCGCGACCTTCGCCGACTGGCTGAACGCCAAGGCCAACGGCGCCGACGCGCCCCCGGTCGGATCGCCCGACCTCGCCACCACCATGAGGGAGCTGCGCTCGCTGGCCGCCCCGCGCGGCCTCACCGTCCTCGACCCCGGCCGGGCCGTCGACCAGAACGCCTTCGCCGTCACCGCCGCGTACGCGAAGGAACACGGACTGAGGACCCTCAGCGACGTGGGCGCCGCGAAGCTGCCCGTACGGCTGGCGGCGGGCGACGAATGCGTCCAGCGGCCCTACTGCGCACCCGGCCTGCGCGAGACGTACGGCATCGACGTCGTCGCCGTCGACCCGAAGGGCGTCGGCACCACCCAGGCCAAGCAGGCGGTGCAGAGCGGTCAGGACCAGATGGTGCTGACCACCACGACCGACGCCACACTGGACCGGTTCGGCCTCGTGCTGCTGGAGGACGACAAGAAACTCCAGAACGCGGACTACGTGGTTCCGGTCGTCAACCGCGCCCGCGCCGGGAGCACCGGGGTGCGCGACGCCCTCGGCCGGCTCAACACCGTGCTGACCACAGCCGACCTGGCCTCGATGAACGAACAGGTCGACAGCTGGCGCAGGCTGCCCGAGGATGTCGCGCGCACCTACCTGGAGGCGAGGAAGCTCCTCCCGGAGGCCTGA